GAAACCGATGTTCAGGACGACGTAGTAGAGCGTCACCTTCAGCGCGTTCCAGAACACCGGGTCCTGGATCATCCGCACGTAGTTGTCCAGACCGTTGAACTCCGGCGGCGTGAGCAGGTTGAACTTCGTGAAGCTGAGGTAGATCCCGCGCAAGGTCGGCCAGACCAGGAAAACGGCGAAGCCGACGAGTGCGGGAAGGATGAACAGCAGCGCCAGACGAGTGTCGTCGCGCGGACCGTTCCTGGCGCGACCGGTCTTCGCCGGTCGGATCGGGGTCGTCGTGACCATCGGCTCTCCTTCGCCCGGGGACTGTCCGCCGGGGTCCAGGGCTATTTACAGTCAGATTGAAAATAAGCCAGGATGGCCGGTGTGACAAGGGTCACGTCGACGATTTGTAAACTGGGCGGATGGTGACTGGCACGACTGAGCGACCAGCCGGTGAGCGGGGCCTGACCGCGGGAGAGCTCGCCGTCACCCGCCAACTGCTGATCCACGGGCCGGCGACCAGGGGTGACCTCGGCGACCGGCTCAACCTCTCCTATGCGTCGATGTCCCGATTGGCCCGGGCCCTCATCCACGGCGGTATCGCCACCGAGGACCCCGAGTCGGCCGCAGCGATCGGCCGGCCCCGCCACGTCCTGACCGCGGTGCCCAGTGCCCGGCACGTCGTCGGCGTCAAGCTCACCGGCGATACCGCGTACGCCGTGGTCTGCGACCTGTTCGGCGAGGTCACAGCGACCACCAGAGCGGCCCTGCCCCGGCCCGAGGAGGACGGTGTCGTGCCGGTTGCGGCCACTGTGAAGCTCATCGCCCAGCTGGTGAACAGGCTCGCTCCGAAGGTGCCCAGCGTGGATGGCATCGGGGTGTCCGTGGGTGGAGTGATCGCGGGCCGTTCGGTCGTCCGGGAGGGGACGTTCCTGGGCTGGAGCGAGGTGGATCTCGGTGGACCGCTGCGGGACCGGACCGGGCTTCCGGTCATCGTCACGAACGACGTCACCGCACTGGCGCGGGAGCAACTATGGTTCGGCGCGGGCCGCACCCATTCGACCTTCGGCATCATCACCGTCGGCGCCGGGCTCGGTGTGGGCGTCGTCCGCGACGGTGTCGCCGTCGAGGAACTGATCGACAACGGTCATCTGCTGGCGCACGCACCCGTCGACAGCAGCGGGCCCAGCTGCGGCCTCGGCCACCGCGGGTGTGTGGCGGCCTATCTGAACCGGGAGGATCTCGAGCGCAACGCCTCAGCGGCCGCCAAGCACCCGGTCACCCTGAACGACCTCGTCCGGGCCCGGTCCGGCGGCGACCCGGCCGCCACCCGGAGGCTCGACGACGCGGCCCGGGCTCTCGGGCATGTCGTGGCCTCGTTCGCCGGGGCGCTCCAGACGACCTGCATTGTGCTCGGTGGCGAGGACGTCACCGCCTTCACCGACTCGCCGGCCCTGCGGGAGGCGATCGATGATCGACTCCGCCCCGGACCGTTCGAGACCCAGCGCTGCACACTCGAGCTCCTCACCACCCCGTTGACCTTTACCGACTGGGCCCGGGGCGCCGCGGTAGCAGGCATCCAGCACGTCCTCGGTGCCTGATCGGTGCCTGAGTGGTGCGTCAGGCGGTCGCGCCGGGGAACGCCACCGGGGCGCCGCCCCAGGTGAGCTGGATGGCTGCGTACCGGAGCAGGGCCTCGATGGCGAACGCTCGTACGGCGGGTTGTTCGGCGGCCTCGACGAGGTCGCCGTACACCCCGACGATCCGGCGCTCGATCAGCAGGACCAGGGCGGTTGCGGTCGCGGTGTTGCTGACGACCTGGGGGAGGTCGTACGCCGGTTGGGCCGCGACCGGCGTCTCGCCGGCGGCGACCAGCAACGCGCTCAAGCGGTCGCGATTGTCGCGATGGACCTCGAACGTGTCGTTCGCATCCCGGAACCTGGCCCCGCTGAGCTTGCCCCCGGCGACGCCGACGCCGTACAGCGCAGCGTGCTCACCGGCGAGCGCAGCCTGCAGGGCTTCGACCTGGTTCACGAGGCGTCCTTCTTCTTCGGGGTGAGCGTCGAGGACAGCTGGATCTCGGACGCGGCGATCTCGGCGAGCAAGCGTGCCGGGGCGCCGGACAGCTTGGCCGCCGCGGCCGCGTGGGCGATCGCCGCCGCCTTCTCCTGCTTGGACAACGCCAGGAGAGCGGCTACCGCCGTACTCGCGACGGCCGGCGCCTTCGTCGCCGCAGGCGCGACCCC
This Kribbella sp. NBC_00482 DNA region includes the following protein-coding sequences:
- a CDS encoding ROK family transcriptional regulator → MVTGTTERPAGERGLTAGELAVTRQLLIHGPATRGDLGDRLNLSYASMSRLARALIHGGIATEDPESAAAIGRPRHVLTAVPSARHVVGVKLTGDTAYAVVCDLFGEVTATTRAALPRPEEDGVVPVAATVKLIAQLVNRLAPKVPSVDGIGVSVGGVIAGRSVVREGTFLGWSEVDLGGPLRDRTGLPVIVTNDVTALAREQLWFGAGRTHSTFGIITVGAGLGVGVVRDGVAVEELIDNGHLLAHAPVDSSGPSCGLGHRGCVAAYLNREDLERNASAAAKHPVTLNDLVRARSGGDPAATRRLDDAARALGHVVASFAGALQTTCIVLGGEDVTAFTDSPALREAIDDRLRPGPFETQRCTLELLTTPLTFTDWARGAAVAGIQHVLGA
- a CDS encoding ferritin-like domain-containing protein — encoded protein: MNQVEALQAALAGEHAALYGVGVAGGKLSGARFRDANDTFEVHRDNRDRLSALLVAAGETPVAAQPAYDLPQVVSNTATATALVLLIERRIVGVYGDLVEAAEQPAVRAFAIEALLRYAAIQLTWGGAPVAFPGATA